A window of the Brachyhypopomus gauderio isolate BG-103 chromosome 14, BGAUD_0.2, whole genome shotgun sequence genome harbors these coding sequences:
- the slc4a2a gene encoding anion exchange protein 2a isoform X1, whose product MSHPQDSRDAAAGPTGPLPAVVPPLARHRGDDEDDGDLSKTLGVQRFQQILSPSPCVLAEQHRVFNEEDFEYHRQSSLHIHHPLSKHLPSESRRRASGRRRKVSGRNGSGVPTVEEDEEEDEGTSSHPDGEGVATPTPDMEEEQVFVHVEECALSPGSPLHSLDPHAVPHTALQTRCKSSSSLDDGTAAHDGVSARRASVPCAFPPGRCYDLQERRCTGDLTGPDLGLQHQTATDESEAQTLASADLDGIKSHRFEDVPGVRRHLVRKSSKGQVVHVSKDHKEPSGRSRKLDRTPHEVFVELNELVMDKHQEMQWRETARWIKFEEDVEEETDQWGKPHVASLSFRSLLELRRTISHGAVLLDLDQRTLPGIAHQVVEQMIISDQIRAEDRANVLRALLLKHSHPSDGREHSSFHRNVSAASLGSLITNHHSNHHSAPPEPTATDPLMSGASESDIRVDIEKHEKEGPSVLGLHKSKSKHELKLLEKIPENAEATVVLVGRVDFLDQPSMAFVRLQEAVLLESVLEVPIPVRFLFVLLGPPIANIDYHQIGRSISTLMSDKHFHEAAYLADERQDLLTAINSFLDCSVVLPPSEVGGEELLHSVARFQRDLLRKRHEQDVRLQAKEPKSPEDAALLPPLKPRDDPLRRTGRPFGGVIRDARNRYPKYLSDFKDALNPQCMAAVIFIYFAALSPAITFGGLLGEKTEGLMGVSELIIATAVQGILFCLLGAQPLLVVGFSGPLLVFEEAFFSFCKSYDMEYLTGRVWIGFWLVVIVVLMVAFEGSFLVRFVSLFTQEIFSFLISLIFIYETFSKLGKIFKDHPLRPCNISEENATYSGPAEPPAKVLNQPNTALLSLVLMSGTFFIAFYLRKFKNSAFFPGRLRRVIGDFGVPIAIFIMVLVDFSIEDTFTQKLSVPDGFNVTSPEKRGWVIPPLGSDGRFPVWMMVGSVLPALLVFILIFMETQITTLIVSKKERMLVKGSGFHLDLLIIVALGGLSALFGLPWLAAATVRSVTHANALTVMSKAVAPGDKPRIQEVKEQRVTGLLVAVLVGLSIVIGDVLRQIPIAVLFGIFLYMGVMSLNGIQLTERMLLLLMPPKYHPDHTYVRKVRTLRMHLFTVLQLVCLAVLWAVMSTVASLAFPFFLILTVPLRIFVLPRIFTQREMQCLDAEDAEPPVDGQDEYTEMHMPV is encoded by the exons ATGAGTCACCCTCAGGACTCCAGAGACGCCGCTGCCGGCCCGACTGGACCCTTG CCGGCTGTAGTGCCCCCTCTGGCTCGGCACCGtggtgatgatgaagatgatggggATCTGAGTAAGACTCTGGGAGTACAGCGTTTCCAGCAGATCTTGTCACCTTCTCCGTGTGTCCTCGCTGAGCAGCACCGAGTCTTTAACGAAGAGGACTTTGAGT ACCACCGCCAATCATCCCTGCACATCCACCACCCCCTGTCCAAGCACCTCCCCTCAGAGAGCCGGCGGAGGGCgagtgggaggaggaggaaggtctCCGGCCGCAATGGCAGCGGCGTTCCCACCgtggaggaggacgaggaggaggacgaggggACCAGCAGCCATCCGGACGGGGAAGGCGTGGCCACACCTACACCCGACATGGAGGAAGAGCAG GTGTTCGTGCACGTTGAAGAGTGCGCTCTGTCCCCCGGGTCCCCGCTCCACTCGCTGGACCCGCACGCTGTTCCTCACACAGCACTGCAAACACGCTGCAAAAGCAGCAGCAGCCTAGACGACGGCACCGCAGCCCA CGATGGGGTCAGCGCCAGGCGGGCGTCTGTGCCATGTGCCTTCCCCCCGGGCCGTTGCTACGACCTGCAGGAGCGCCGATGCACTGGAGACCTGACCGGACCGGACCTGGGTCTGCAGCACCAGACCGCCACTGATGAGAGCGAGGCCCAGACACTGGCCTCCGCAGACCTGGATGGCATTAAGA GTCACCGGTTTGAAGACGTCCCTGGGGTGCGGCGCCACCTGGTGAGGAAGAGCAGTAAGGGTCAGGTGGTTCACGTCAGCAAGGACCACAAGGAACCCAGCGGACGGAGCCGAAAACTGGACAGAACCCCTCACGAG GTGTTTGTGGAGTTGAACGAGTTGGTGATGGACAAGCACCAGGAGATGCAGTGGAGAGAGACGGCGCGCTGGATCAAGTTTGAGGAGGACGTAGAGGAGGAGACGGATCAGTGGGGCAAACCCCACGTGGCCTCGCTGTCCTTCCGTAGTCTACTGGAGCTACGCAGGACCATCTCtcacg gTGCTGTGCTGTTGGATCTTGACCAGAGGACCCTGCCTGGTATCGCACACCAGGTGGTTGAACAAATGATCATTTCTGACCAGATCAGAGCAGAAGACCGAGCCAACGTGCTCCGAGCACTGCTGCTCAAACACAG TCACCCGAGTGACGGACGGGAACACAGCTCCTTCCACAGGAATGTCTCAGCAGCCAGTCTGGGTTCGCTGATAACCAATCACCATAGCAACCATCACTCCGCCCCTCCGGAACCCACCGCCACGGACCCGCTCATGTCTGGAGCGTCTGAGTCCGACATCCGCGTCGACATTGAGAAGCACGAG AAGGAGGGTCCCTCAGTGCTGGGCTTGCACAAATCCAAATCTAAGCATGAACTCAAACTTCTGGAGAAGATTCCAGAGAACGCAGAGGCCACCGTCGTGcttgtgg GCAGAGTGGACTTCCTGGACCAGCCCTCCATGGCGTTCGTGCGTCTGCAGGAAGCGGTTCTTCTGGAGTCTGTGCTGGAGGTGCCCATACCGGTCCGCTTTCTCTTCGTCCTCCTGGGCCCACCCATCGCCAACATAGACTACCACCAGATTGGCCGGTCCATTTCCACGCTCATGTCTGATAAG CACTTCCATGAGGCGGCCTACCTGGCGGACGAGCGGCAGGACCTGCTGACGGCCATCAACAGCTTCCTGGACTGCAGCGTGGTGCTGCCGCCGTCGGAGGTGGGCGGCGAGGAGCTGCTGCACTCCGTGGCACGATTCCAGAGGGACCTGCTGCGTAAGAGACACGAGCAGGACGTCCGGCTGCAGGCCAAGGAACCCAAGAGCCCCGAGGACGCGG CTCTTTTGCCCCCATTGAAACCCCGCGATGACCCCCTCCGGAGGACCGGCCGTCCTTTTGGCGGGGTGATCCGTGATGCTCGGAACCGCTACCCCAAGTACCTCAGCGACTTCAAGGACGCTCTCAACCCCCAGTGCATGGCTGCCGTCATCTTCATCTACTTCGCAGCCCTCTCTCCTGCCATCACCTTCGGAGGACTGCTGG GTGAAAAGACAGAGGGGTTGATGGGGGTTTCGGAGCTGATCATTGCCACTGCTGTTCAGGGGATTCTGTTCTGTTTGCTGGGGGCGCAGCCTCTTTTGGTGGTTGGCTTCTCCGGACCACTGCTGGTGTTTGAAGAGGCGTTCTTTTCT TTTTGTAAGTCCTACGACATGGAGTACCTGACCGGCCGCGTGTGGATCGGGTTTTGGCTGGTCGTGATCGTGGTGCTCATGGTGGCTTTCGAGGGCAGCTTCCTGGTCCGCTTCGTGTCTCTCTTCACCCAGGAGATCTTCTCCTTCCTCATCTCTCTCATCTTCATCTATGAGACCTTCTCAAAGCTTGGCAAG ATCTTCAAGGACCACCCTCTCAGGCCCTGCAACATCTCGGAGGAAAACGCCACGTACAGCGGACCGGCGGAACCTCCAGCCAAAGTGCTCAACCAGCCCAACACCGCGCTGCTCTCCCTCGTGCTAATGTCGGGAACGTTCTTCATCGCCTTCTACCTGCGCAAGTTCAAGAACAGCGCCTTCTTCCCGGGCAGA CTCCGCAGGGTAATAGGAGATTTCGGAGTTCCCATTGCAATCTTCATCATGGTCTTGGTGGACTTCAGTATAGAAGATACTTTCACACAG AAGTTGAGCGTGCCTGACGGCTTTAATGTGACGAGCCCAGAGAAGCGTGGCTGGGTGATCCCTCCGCTGGGCTCGGACGGCCGGTTCCCTGTGTGGATGATGGTGGGCAGTGTCCTACCTGCCCTGCTCgtcttcatcctcatcttcatgGAGACACAGATTACTAC tctgatTGTGAGTAAGAAGGAGAGGATGTTGGTGAAGGGCTCTGGTTTCCACCTGGATCTGCTGATCATCGTGGCTCTGGGCGGGTTGTCGGCGCTGTTCGGTCTGCCCTGGTTGGCTGCTGCCACCGTGCGCTCAGTAACCCATGCCAACGCCCTCACGGTCATGAGCAAGGCTGTCGCTCCCGGAGACAAACCCCGTATCCAGGAAGTGAAGGAGCAGCGAGTGACTGGACTATTGGTGGCGGTTCTGGTTG GACTGTCCATTGTGATCGGTGACGTGTTGAGGCAGATCCCCATCGCCGTGCTGTTCGGGATCTTCCTCTACATGGGTGTGATGTCACTCAATGGCATCCAGCTGACTGAGCGCATGCTCCTCCTGTTGATGCCTCCCAAATACCACCCAGACCACACCTACGTGCGCAAG gtgcgCACCCTGCGCATGCACCTGTTCACAGTCCTGCAGCTGGTGTGTCTGGCTGTGCTCTGGGCCGTCATGTCCACCGTCGCCTCTCTCGCATTTCCgttcttcctc
- the ttc19 gene encoding tetratricopeptide repeat protein 19, mitochondrial isoform X3 → MEDEIILLLKKAKYNMILGELDVANGFLHKALRLAHQSQNTNAIIYTYVQMANLAFVQGQLDNAEKLFKAAMSFMLSGGTPEDDNAVIEMSLKLASIYASQNKRELAEFGFRFCTDSLESKLETQQVPAPDAASEEERKNTRLLLGLSLDARARYLTSVKHFTAACSDYRRALHICLEEQGETHPQTLVLMSDLATVLDLQGKHEEALVQVRRAVELGQATGSPDLAVLLGNMAGILMHKGEFEESRKLYEEALVLARADRDEEAVQHLEEGLQELGRRSREQRRSSGTDPPTEH, encoded by the exons TACAACATGATTCTGGGAGAACTAGACGTGGCAAATGGCTTCTTACATAAAGCCCTTCGACTCGCCCATCAGAGTCAGAACACTAACGCCATCATCTACACCTACGTCCAG ATGGCCAACCTGGCCTTTGTACAAGGTCAACTGGACAAT GCTGAGAAACTCTTTAAAGCTGCCATGAGCTTCATGCTGTCTGGAGGAACTCCAGAG GATGACAATGCAGTTATTGAAATGTCTCTGAAGCTGGCCAGCATATATGCCTCCCAGAACAA gagagagcTGGCGGAGTTCGGCTTTCGCTTCTGCACAGACTCACTGGAGTCCAAGCTGGAGACACAGCAGGTTCCTGCCCCAGATGCTGCATCAG AAGAGGAGCGGAAGAACACGCGGTTGCTCCTGGGTCTCAGCCTCGACGCCCGTGCCCGCTATCTGACATCGGTGAAGCATTTCACGGCCGCCTGCAGCGATTACCGCCGCGCCCTGCACATCTGCCTGGAGGAGCAAGGAGAAACCCATCCACAG ACACTGGTGCTGATGAGTGATCTGGCCACAGTGCTGGACCTTCAGGGGAAGCATGAAGAGGCTCTGGTCCAGGTGCGGAGGGCGGTGGAGCTGGGCCAGGCGACCGGCAGCCCTGACCTGGCGGTCCTGCTGGGAAACATGGCCGGCATTCTGATGCACAAAG GTGAGTTTGAGGAGTCCAGGAAGCTGTATGAGGAAGCTCTGGTGCTGGCGCGGGCAGACAGAGATGAGGAGGCGGTGCAGCATCTGGAGGAGGGGCTACAGGAGCTGGGGAGGAGGAGCCGGGAGCAGAGGCGGAGCTCCGGCACGGACCCGCCAACAGAGCACTGA
- the slc4a2a gene encoding anion exchange protein 2a isoform X2 — MSHPQDSRDAAAGPTGPLPAVVPPLARHRGDDEDDGDLSKTLGVQRFQQILSPSPCVLAEQHRVFNEEDFEYHRQSSLHIHHPLSKHLPSESRRRASGRRRKVSGRNGSGVPTVEEDEEEDEGTSSHPDGEGVATPTPDMEEEQVFVHVEECALSPGSPLHSLDPHAVPHTALQTRCKSSSSLDDGTAAHDGVSARRASVPCAFPPGRCYDLQERRCTGDLTGPDLGLQHQTATDESEAQTLASADLDGIKSHRFEDVPGVRRHLVRKSSKGQVVHVSKDHKEPSGRSRKLDRTPHERSSWPCVGNPSRARVARQLKVFVELNELVMDKHQEMQWRETARWIKFEEDVEEETDQWGKPHVASLSFRSLLELRRTISHGAVLLDLDQRTLPGIAHQVVEQMIISDQIRAEDRANVLRALLLKHSHPSDGREHSSFHRNVSAASLGSLITNHHSNHHSAPPEPTATDPLMSGASESDIRVDIEKHEKEGPSVLGLHKSKSKHELKLLEKIPENAEATVVLVGRVDFLDQPSMAFVRLQEAVLLESVLEVPIPVRFLFVLLGPPIANIDYHQIGRSISTLMSDKHFHEAAYLADERQDLLTAINSFLDCSVVLPPSEVGGEELLHSVARFQRDLLRKRHEQDVRLQAKEPKSPEDAALLPPLKPRDDPLRRTGRPFGGVIRDARNRYPKYLSDFKDALNPQCMAAVIFIYFAALSPAITFGGLLGEKTEGLMGVSELIIATAVQGILFCLLGAQPLLVVGFSGPLLVFEEAFFSFCKSYDMEYLTGRVWIGFWLVVIVVLMVAFEGSFLVRFVSLFTQEIFSFLISLIFIYETFSKLGKIFKDHPLRPCNISEENATYSGPAEPPAKVLNQPNTALLSLVLMSGTFFIAFYLRKFKNSAFFPGRLRRVIGDFGVPIAIFIMVLVDFSIEDTFTQKLSVPDGFNVTSPEKRGWVIPPLGSDGRFPVWMMVGSVLPALLVFILIFMETQITTLIVSKKERMLVKGSGFHLDLLIIVALGGLSALFGLPWLAAATVRSVTHANALTVMSKAVAPGDKPRIQEVKEQRVTGLLVAVLVGLSIVIGDVLRQIPIAVLFGIFLYMGVMSLNGIQLTERMLLLLMPPKYHPDHTYVRKVRTLRMHLFTVLQLVCLAVLWAVMSTVASLAFPFFLILTVPLRIFVLPRIFTQREMQCLDAEDAEPPVDGQDEYTEMHMPV, encoded by the exons ATGAGTCACCCTCAGGACTCCAGAGACGCCGCTGCCGGCCCGACTGGACCCTTG CCGGCTGTAGTGCCCCCTCTGGCTCGGCACCGtggtgatgatgaagatgatggggATCTGAGTAAGACTCTGGGAGTACAGCGTTTCCAGCAGATCTTGTCACCTTCTCCGTGTGTCCTCGCTGAGCAGCACCGAGTCTTTAACGAAGAGGACTTTGAGT ACCACCGCCAATCATCCCTGCACATCCACCACCCCCTGTCCAAGCACCTCCCCTCAGAGAGCCGGCGGAGGGCgagtgggaggaggaggaaggtctCCGGCCGCAATGGCAGCGGCGTTCCCACCgtggaggaggacgaggaggaggacgaggggACCAGCAGCCATCCGGACGGGGAAGGCGTGGCCACACCTACACCCGACATGGAGGAAGAGCAG GTGTTCGTGCACGTTGAAGAGTGCGCTCTGTCCCCCGGGTCCCCGCTCCACTCGCTGGACCCGCACGCTGTTCCTCACACAGCACTGCAAACACGCTGCAAAAGCAGCAGCAGCCTAGACGACGGCACCGCAGCCCA CGATGGGGTCAGCGCCAGGCGGGCGTCTGTGCCATGTGCCTTCCCCCCGGGCCGTTGCTACGACCTGCAGGAGCGCCGATGCACTGGAGACCTGACCGGACCGGACCTGGGTCTGCAGCACCAGACCGCCACTGATGAGAGCGAGGCCCAGACACTGGCCTCCGCAGACCTGGATGGCATTAAGA GTCACCGGTTTGAAGACGTCCCTGGGGTGCGGCGCCACCTGGTGAGGAAGAGCAGTAAGGGTCAGGTGGTTCACGTCAGCAAGGACCACAAGGAACCCAGCGGACGGAGCCGAAAACTGGACAGAACCCCTCACGAG AGGAGCTCGTGGCCCTGCGTTGGGAACCCCAGCAGGGCTCGGGTGGCCCGCCAGCTTAAG GTGTTTGTGGAGTTGAACGAGTTGGTGATGGACAAGCACCAGGAGATGCAGTGGAGAGAGACGGCGCGCTGGATCAAGTTTGAGGAGGACGTAGAGGAGGAGACGGATCAGTGGGGCAAACCCCACGTGGCCTCGCTGTCCTTCCGTAGTCTACTGGAGCTACGCAGGACCATCTCtcacg gTGCTGTGCTGTTGGATCTTGACCAGAGGACCCTGCCTGGTATCGCACACCAGGTGGTTGAACAAATGATCATTTCTGACCAGATCAGAGCAGAAGACCGAGCCAACGTGCTCCGAGCACTGCTGCTCAAACACAG TCACCCGAGTGACGGACGGGAACACAGCTCCTTCCACAGGAATGTCTCAGCAGCCAGTCTGGGTTCGCTGATAACCAATCACCATAGCAACCATCACTCCGCCCCTCCGGAACCCACCGCCACGGACCCGCTCATGTCTGGAGCGTCTGAGTCCGACATCCGCGTCGACATTGAGAAGCACGAG AAGGAGGGTCCCTCAGTGCTGGGCTTGCACAAATCCAAATCTAAGCATGAACTCAAACTTCTGGAGAAGATTCCAGAGAACGCAGAGGCCACCGTCGTGcttgtgg GCAGAGTGGACTTCCTGGACCAGCCCTCCATGGCGTTCGTGCGTCTGCAGGAAGCGGTTCTTCTGGAGTCTGTGCTGGAGGTGCCCATACCGGTCCGCTTTCTCTTCGTCCTCCTGGGCCCACCCATCGCCAACATAGACTACCACCAGATTGGCCGGTCCATTTCCACGCTCATGTCTGATAAG CACTTCCATGAGGCGGCCTACCTGGCGGACGAGCGGCAGGACCTGCTGACGGCCATCAACAGCTTCCTGGACTGCAGCGTGGTGCTGCCGCCGTCGGAGGTGGGCGGCGAGGAGCTGCTGCACTCCGTGGCACGATTCCAGAGGGACCTGCTGCGTAAGAGACACGAGCAGGACGTCCGGCTGCAGGCCAAGGAACCCAAGAGCCCCGAGGACGCGG CTCTTTTGCCCCCATTGAAACCCCGCGATGACCCCCTCCGGAGGACCGGCCGTCCTTTTGGCGGGGTGATCCGTGATGCTCGGAACCGCTACCCCAAGTACCTCAGCGACTTCAAGGACGCTCTCAACCCCCAGTGCATGGCTGCCGTCATCTTCATCTACTTCGCAGCCCTCTCTCCTGCCATCACCTTCGGAGGACTGCTGG GTGAAAAGACAGAGGGGTTGATGGGGGTTTCGGAGCTGATCATTGCCACTGCTGTTCAGGGGATTCTGTTCTGTTTGCTGGGGGCGCAGCCTCTTTTGGTGGTTGGCTTCTCCGGACCACTGCTGGTGTTTGAAGAGGCGTTCTTTTCT TTTTGTAAGTCCTACGACATGGAGTACCTGACCGGCCGCGTGTGGATCGGGTTTTGGCTGGTCGTGATCGTGGTGCTCATGGTGGCTTTCGAGGGCAGCTTCCTGGTCCGCTTCGTGTCTCTCTTCACCCAGGAGATCTTCTCCTTCCTCATCTCTCTCATCTTCATCTATGAGACCTTCTCAAAGCTTGGCAAG ATCTTCAAGGACCACCCTCTCAGGCCCTGCAACATCTCGGAGGAAAACGCCACGTACAGCGGACCGGCGGAACCTCCAGCCAAAGTGCTCAACCAGCCCAACACCGCGCTGCTCTCCCTCGTGCTAATGTCGGGAACGTTCTTCATCGCCTTCTACCTGCGCAAGTTCAAGAACAGCGCCTTCTTCCCGGGCAGA CTCCGCAGGGTAATAGGAGATTTCGGAGTTCCCATTGCAATCTTCATCATGGTCTTGGTGGACTTCAGTATAGAAGATACTTTCACACAG AAGTTGAGCGTGCCTGACGGCTTTAATGTGACGAGCCCAGAGAAGCGTGGCTGGGTGATCCCTCCGCTGGGCTCGGACGGCCGGTTCCCTGTGTGGATGATGGTGGGCAGTGTCCTACCTGCCCTGCTCgtcttcatcctcatcttcatgGAGACACAGATTACTAC tctgatTGTGAGTAAGAAGGAGAGGATGTTGGTGAAGGGCTCTGGTTTCCACCTGGATCTGCTGATCATCGTGGCTCTGGGCGGGTTGTCGGCGCTGTTCGGTCTGCCCTGGTTGGCTGCTGCCACCGTGCGCTCAGTAACCCATGCCAACGCCCTCACGGTCATGAGCAAGGCTGTCGCTCCCGGAGACAAACCCCGTATCCAGGAAGTGAAGGAGCAGCGAGTGACTGGACTATTGGTGGCGGTTCTGGTTG GACTGTCCATTGTGATCGGTGACGTGTTGAGGCAGATCCCCATCGCCGTGCTGTTCGGGATCTTCCTCTACATGGGTGTGATGTCACTCAATGGCATCCAGCTGACTGAGCGCATGCTCCTCCTGTTGATGCCTCCCAAATACCACCCAGACCACACCTACGTGCGCAAG gtgcgCACCCTGCGCATGCACCTGTTCACAGTCCTGCAGCTGGTGTGTCTGGCTGTGCTCTGGGCCGTCATGTCCACCGTCGCCTCTCTCGCATTTCCgttcttcctc